The following proteins come from a genomic window of Synechococcus sp. NB0720_010:
- the groL gene encoding chaperonin GroEL (60 kDa chaperone family; promotes refolding of misfolded polypeptides especially under stressful conditions; forms two stacked rings of heptamers to form a barrel-shaped 14mer; ends can be capped by GroES; misfolded proteins enter the barrel where they are refolded when GroES binds), with product MAKRIIYNEQARRALEKGIDILAEAVAVTLGPKGRNVVLEKKFGAPQIINDGVTIAKEIELEDHIENTGVALIRQAASKTNDAAGDGTTTATVLAHAMVKAGLRNVAAGANAITLKKGIDKAAEFLVQKIKENAKPISDSNAIAQVGTISAGNDEEVGRMIADAMDKVGKEGVISLEEGKSMTTELEVTEGMRFDKGYISPYFATDTERMEAVLEEPYILLTDKKIGLVQDLVPVLEQIARTGKPLLIIAEDIEKEALATLVVNRLRGVLNVAAVKAPGFGDRRKAMLEDIAVLTNGQLITEDAGLKLENAKLEMLGTARRITINKDTTTIVAEGNEVAVKARCEQIRKQMDETDSTYDKEKLQERLAKLSGGVAVVKVGAATETEMKDKKLRLEDAINATKAAVEEGIVPGGGTTLAHLAPALEDWAKANLSGEELIGATIVASALTAPLKRIAENAGVNGSVVAEHVKNKPFNEGYNAAVGEYVDMLAAGIVDPAKVTRSGLQNAASIAGMVLTTECIVADMPEKKEAAPAGGGMGGGDFDY from the coding sequence ATGGCTAAGCGCATTATTTACAACGAGCAGGCCCGCCGCGCCCTCGAAAAAGGCATCGACATCCTGGCTGAGGCGGTTGCCGTGACCCTCGGCCCTAAGGGCCGCAACGTCGTCCTCGAGAAGAAGTTCGGCGCTCCTCAGATCATCAACGACGGCGTCACGATCGCCAAGGAGATCGAGCTCGAGGATCACATCGAGAACACCGGTGTCGCCCTGATCCGTCAGGCCGCCTCCAAGACCAACGACGCCGCCGGTGACGGCACCACCACCGCGACCGTCCTGGCCCACGCCATGGTCAAGGCCGGTCTGCGCAACGTTGCTGCTGGCGCCAACGCCATCACCCTGAAGAAGGGCATCGATAAGGCCGCTGAATTCCTGGTCCAGAAGATCAAGGAGAACGCCAAGCCCATCAGCGACTCCAACGCCATCGCCCAGGTCGGCACCATCTCCGCCGGCAACGACGAAGAGGTGGGCCGCATGATTGCCGACGCCATGGACAAGGTCGGCAAAGAGGGTGTGATCTCCCTCGAGGAAGGCAAGTCGATGACCACCGAGCTGGAGGTCACCGAAGGCATGCGCTTCGACAAGGGCTACATCTCCCCTTACTTCGCCACCGACACCGAGCGGATGGAAGCGGTTCTGGAGGAGCCTTACATCCTGCTGACCGACAAGAAGATCGGTCTGGTGCAGGACCTGGTGCCCGTGCTCGAGCAGATCGCTCGCACCGGCAAGCCTCTGCTGATCATTGCCGAGGACATCGAGAAGGAAGCCCTGGCCACCCTGGTGGTCAACCGTCTGCGCGGCGTCCTGAACGTGGCGGCTGTGAAGGCCCCTGGCTTCGGCGATCGCCGTAAGGCCATGCTCGAGGACATCGCTGTTCTGACCAACGGTCAGCTGATCACCGAGGACGCCGGCCTCAAGCTGGAGAACGCCAAGCTGGAGATGCTGGGTACTGCCCGCCGCATCACCATCAACAAGGACACCACCACCATCGTGGCCGAAGGCAACGAGGTGGCTGTGAAGGCCCGCTGCGAGCAGATCCGCAAGCAGATGGATGAGACCGACTCCACCTACGACAAGGAAAAGCTGCAGGAGCGTCTGGCCAAGCTGAGCGGCGGTGTGGCCGTGGTCAAGGTGGGTGCCGCCACCGAGACCGAGATGAAGGACAAGAAGCTGCGCCTGGAAGACGCCATCAACGCCACCAAGGCGGCCGTTGAAGAGGGCATCGTTCCTGGCGGTGGCACCACCCTGGCTCACCTGGCTCCCGCCCTCGAGGATTGGGCCAAGGCCAACCTGTCCGGCGAAGAGCTGATCGGCGCAACCATCGTGGCTTCCGCTCTGACCGCTCCCCTCAAGCGCATCGCTGAGAACGCCGGTGTGAACGGCTCCGTCGTGGCCGAGCACGTCAAGAACAAGCCCTTCAACGAGGGCTACAACGCTGCCGTTGGTGAGTACGTCGACATGCTGGCCGCCGGCATCGTGGACCCCGCCAAGGTGACCCGCTCCGGTCTGCAGAACGCTGCCTCGATTGCAGGCATGGTTCTGACCACCGAGTGCATCGTGGCTGACATGCCCGAGAAGAAGGAAGCAGCTCCTGCCGGCGGCGGCATGGGCGGCGGCGACTTCGACTATTGA
- a CDS encoding MscL family protein — protein sequence MLAFRRWLKEFTEFFFQKGNALNLAIAVVVGTQFQQIVDALTKDLLMPLVNPLIRNGGWEKWEIPYAGGQLLIGQALNVLLNSLIVGWVLFFIVKAINRSQRMASAGMDRLRAAQGGEAEV from the coding sequence ATGCTCGCTTTTCGTCGCTGGTTGAAGGAATTCACGGAGTTCTTCTTTCAGAAGGGCAATGCCCTGAACCTGGCCATTGCGGTGGTGGTGGGCACCCAGTTTCAGCAGATCGTCGATGCGCTCACGAAAGACCTGTTGATGCCATTGGTGAATCCCCTGATTCGCAATGGCGGCTGGGAAAAGTGGGAGATTCCCTATGCCGGTGGGCAGCTCCTGATTGGACAGGCTCTGAATGTGCTGCTCAATTCCTTGATTGTGGGCTGGGTGCTGTTCTTCATTGTTAAGGCGATCAACCGGTCCCAGCGCATGGCCTCGGCGGGGATGGATCGCCTGCGTGCTGCCCAGGGCGGGGAAGCCGAGGTCTGA
- a CDS encoding ammonium transporter: MLIALLTVPALQFLLGAFLPAQAAEASLDSSDNTLLLISAAMVLLMTPGLAFFYGGFVQGRNVLNTMAMSFVMMGIATLVWASFGFSLAFADGGAAQAVVGNPFTFALLERLPEVWDGLAVPGLTFALFQGMFAIITPALISGALVERISFRFWCLFTPIWLLLVYSPLAHMVWGGGFLGKDLDFAGGTVVHISSGVTALVLAGLIGARRQWPKAIRPPHDVTQILLGTGLLWFGWFGFNGGSQLAVGGAEIPFTTTHVAAAAGLVAWSVVETWRDGKPTAVGMATGAVAGLVGVTPAAGFVTIGSGMAIGAITAVLCYISVQVKVKLRFDDSLDTYAVHGVGGTAGALLTGVFANAELISSHPAGQILAEQGRGALVLGQLQAVLVAYGLAALGTFLIAGVLRGLGVQFRVGENAENLGVDVAEHGEEAYAERVGSPQLF, translated from the coding sequence TTGCTGATCGCTCTCCTCACCGTTCCTGCGCTGCAGTTCCTGCTGGGTGCGTTCTTGCCAGCCCAGGCGGCAGAAGCCTCGCTGGATAGCTCCGACAACACCCTGCTGCTGATCTCAGCGGCGATGGTGCTCTTGATGACCCCTGGTCTGGCCTTCTTCTACGGCGGCTTTGTTCAGGGGCGCAACGTGCTCAACACGATGGCGATGAGCTTCGTGATGATGGGCATCGCCACCTTGGTCTGGGCCAGCTTTGGTTTCAGCTTGGCCTTCGCCGATGGCGGCGCCGCCCAGGCGGTAGTGGGGAACCCCTTCACCTTTGCCCTGCTCGAGCGTCTGCCTGAGGTTTGGGATGGTCTGGCGGTTCCCGGCCTGACCTTTGCCCTGTTCCAGGGCATGTTCGCGATCATCACGCCGGCCCTGATCTCCGGTGCCCTGGTGGAGCGCATCAGCTTCCGCTTCTGGTGCCTGTTCACGCCGATCTGGCTGTTGCTGGTCTATTCCCCGCTGGCCCACATGGTCTGGGGCGGCGGCTTCCTGGGCAAAGATCTCGATTTCGCCGGTGGCACCGTCGTGCACATCAGCTCCGGCGTGACCGCACTGGTGCTGGCCGGTCTGATCGGTGCGCGCCGTCAGTGGCCCAAGGCGATCCGTCCTCCCCATGACGTGACCCAGATCCTGCTGGGTACCGGGTTGCTCTGGTTTGGTTGGTTCGGCTTCAACGGCGGCAGCCAGCTGGCTGTTGGCGGCGCCGAGATTCCCTTCACCACCACCCACGTCGCTGCTGCTGCGGGTCTGGTGGCTTGGTCGGTGGTGGAGACCTGGCGCGACGGCAAGCCCACCGCCGTTGGCATGGCCACCGGGGCTGTGGCTGGCTTGGTGGGCGTGACCCCCGCCGCTGGTTTTGTGACCATCGGCTCGGGCATGGCCATCGGTGCGATCACCGCCGTCCTCTGCTACATCTCGGTCCAGGTCAAGGTGAAGTTGCGCTTTGACGATTCCCTCGACACCTATGCCGTCCATGGCGTCGGCGGTACCGCGGGTGCCCTGCTCACCGGCGTCTTTGCCAACGCTGAGTTGATCTCTTCCCATCCCGCCGGCCAGATCCTGGCCGAACAGGGCCGTGGAGCTCTGGTGCTGGGTCAGCTGCAGGCGGTGCTGGTGGCCTATGGCCTGGCTGCCCTTGGCACCTTCTTGATTGCCGGTGTCTTGCGCGGTCTTGGTGTTCAGTTCCGTGTCGGCGAAAACGCTGAAAACCTCGGCGTTGATGTGGCTGAACACGGCGAAGAGGCCTACGCCGAGCGCGTCGGTTCGCCTCAGCTGTTCTGA
- the msrB gene encoding peptide-methionine (R)-S-oxide reductase MsrB, with product MTRRGLLASLALLVGGKSADAASKAADPQWQLTDAQWKARLSPAAYQVLRQEGTERPFSSPLNNEKRAGIFHCAGCDLPLFSSKAKYDSGTGWPSFWEPLAHAIETKVDFKLIVPRTEYHCRRCGGHQGHVFGDGPRPTGKRYCNNGVALTFTPNA from the coding sequence ATGACACGACGGGGATTGCTCGCCTCCTTGGCCCTGCTGGTAGGCGGCAAATCGGCGGATGCTGCCAGCAAGGCAGCTGATCCTCAGTGGCAACTCACGGATGCCCAGTGGAAGGCACGCCTGTCTCCAGCGGCGTACCAGGTCCTGCGTCAGGAGGGGACCGAGCGTCCTTTCTCCAGCCCCCTGAACAACGAGAAACGCGCCGGCATCTTCCACTGCGCCGGTTGTGATCTACCGCTGTTCAGCTCCAAGGCGAAGTACGACAGCGGCACCGGCTGGCCCAGCTTCTGGGAGCCCCTGGCCCATGCGATCGAGACCAAGGTGGACTTCAAATTGATCGTCCCCCGGACCGAATACCACTGCCGCCGCTGCGGCGGCCATCAAGGTCACGTCTTCGGTGACGGCCCTCGCCCGACCGGCAAGCGCTACTGCAACAACGGAGTTGCGTTGACCTTTACGCCCAACGCCTAA
- the secG gene encoding preprotein translocase subunit SecG, which produces MIQTTLTWIWLSSGALLVITVLLHSPKGDGMGGIASSGSSMFSSARSAEATLNRITWTLLAIFMGLATALSAGWFKGL; this is translated from the coding sequence ATGATTCAAACCACCCTCACCTGGATCTGGCTCAGCAGTGGTGCACTGCTGGTGATCACCGTTCTCCTGCACAGCCCCAAGGGGGATGGCATGGGTGGCATCGCCTCCAGCGGCAGCTCGATGTTCAGCAGCGCCCGCAGCGCTGAAGCGACCCTGAACCGCATCACCTGGACCCTGCTCGCCATCTTCATGGGACTGGCCACGGCCCTCAGCGCCGGCTGGTTCAAAGGTCTCTAA
- the gpmI gene encoding 2,3-bisphosphoglycerate-independent phosphoglycerate mutase produces MLCILDGWGYRHDDSHNAIRAAQTPVMDALWHAYPHTLIEASGADVGLPDDQMGNSEVGHLTIGAGRIIRQELVRISQAVRDGSIAENAELNALADQLRASGKTLHLIGLCSDGGVHSHIDHLGGLLQWAKARGLKEVCIHAITDGRDTPPQSAEPFLNTIEAQIEKAGIGRISTLCGRYWAMDRDNRWERTEKAYRLLTEEGTISELSPQEVLKASYGEEIYDEFLEPTRLAPGAIESGDGVVLFNFRPDRVRQLVKALVVEGFDGFERTFIPDLNVVTFTQYEAGLPVSVAFPPESLDGLLGQVVSEAGLRQFRTAETEKYPHVTYFMNGGIEQPYPGEDRHLVPSPRVATYDQAPAMSAEQLTDNCISAVNKGIYSLVVINYANPDMVGHTGAMEATVEAIGAVDRSVGRLLEATNRMGGTLIVTADHGNAELMEGPDGLPWTAHTTNPVPLILVEGEKRKIPGHGTAVELRSGGGLADVAPTLLEILGLEQPSRMTGTSLITPLGSPSQPSRIPQTLGV; encoded by the coding sequence GTGCTCTGCATCCTGGATGGATGGGGCTACCGCCACGACGACAGCCATAACGCCATCCGGGCGGCCCAAACCCCGGTGATGGATGCCCTTTGGCATGCCTATCCCCACACCCTGATCGAAGCCAGCGGCGCCGATGTCGGCCTCCCGGACGATCAGATGGGCAACTCGGAAGTCGGTCACCTGACCATCGGCGCCGGCCGCATCATTCGCCAGGAACTGGTGCGCATCAGCCAGGCCGTGCGCGACGGCAGCATCGCTGAGAACGCAGAACTCAACGCCCTGGCCGATCAACTCCGGGCTAGTGGCAAGACGCTGCATCTGATCGGCCTCTGCTCCGACGGTGGCGTCCATAGCCACATCGACCACCTGGGGGGCCTGCTGCAATGGGCCAAGGCCCGCGGCCTCAAGGAGGTCTGCATCCACGCCATCACCGATGGCCGTGACACCCCGCCGCAAAGCGCCGAGCCTTTCCTCAACACGATCGAAGCCCAGATCGAGAAGGCAGGAATCGGCCGGATCAGCACCCTCTGCGGGCGCTACTGGGCGATGGATCGTGATAACCGCTGGGAGCGCACCGAAAAGGCCTACCGCCTGCTCACCGAAGAGGGAACGATCAGCGAACTCTCGCCCCAGGAGGTCCTGAAGGCGTCCTACGGCGAGGAGATCTACGACGAATTCCTCGAGCCCACCCGACTGGCTCCCGGCGCGATCGAATCCGGGGACGGTGTGGTGCTCTTCAACTTCCGCCCTGACCGCGTCCGCCAGCTGGTCAAAGCGCTGGTGGTGGAAGGCTTCGATGGCTTTGAGCGGACGTTCATCCCCGACCTCAACGTCGTTACCTTCACCCAATACGAAGCCGGCCTGCCGGTGAGCGTGGCTTTCCCCCCTGAGTCCCTCGATGGACTCCTGGGTCAGGTGGTCTCCGAAGCCGGGCTGCGGCAGTTCCGCACGGCAGAAACCGAGAAGTACCCCCACGTCACCTACTTCATGAATGGGGGCATCGAGCAGCCCTACCCCGGCGAGGACCGTCACCTGGTCCCCTCCCCTCGCGTCGCCACCTACGACCAGGCTCCAGCGATGTCCGCCGAGCAGCTGACCGACAACTGCATCTCCGCGGTCAACAAGGGGATCTATTCCCTGGTGGTGATCAACTACGCCAACCCCGACATGGTGGGCCACACCGGGGCGATGGAAGCCACCGTTGAAGCCATCGGCGCAGTCGACCGGAGCGTGGGCCGCCTGCTGGAGGCCACCAACCGCATGGGCGGCACCCTGATCGTCACCGCCGACCACGGCAACGCCGAATTGATGGAAGGCCCCGATGGCCTGCCCTGGACCGCCCACACCACCAACCCCGTCCCCCTGATCCTGGTGGAGGGCGAAAAGCGCAAGATCCCCGGTCACGGCACCGCCGTCGAACTGCGCAGTGGTGGTGGCCTGGCGGATGTGGCCCCGACCCTGCTGGAGATCCTGGGCCTGGAGCAGCCGAGCCGCATGACTGGCACCTCCCTGATCACGCCCCTGGGCAGCCCAAGCCAACCCAGCCGCATCCCCCAGACCCTCGGCGTCTAG
- the pyrR gene encoding bifunctional pyr operon transcriptional regulator/uracil phosphoribosyltransferase PyrR, translating to MAVDRVEILSAVELGRTLNRLASQVLESIDDSRDLVLLGIPTRGVALAEVLAQLLEQLSGHPVDCGSVDPTFHRDDLDRVGTRLVTPTSLPSSLDGKEVVLVDDVIFTGRTVRAALEALQAWGRPKRVSLLAMVDRGHRELPIQPDFCGRVVPTNRQELIALCLKGIDGEEGVFLLKGEP from the coding sequence ATGGCCGTTGATCGCGTTGAAATCCTGTCAGCGGTTGAGTTGGGACGGACCCTGAACCGCTTGGCCTCCCAGGTGCTGGAGAGCATCGATGACAGCCGCGATCTGGTCTTGCTGGGTATCCCAACCCGAGGGGTTGCCTTGGCCGAGGTTTTGGCTCAGTTGCTTGAGCAGCTCTCGGGGCATCCGGTGGACTGCGGCAGCGTCGATCCCACCTTTCACCGCGATGACCTGGATCGCGTCGGTACACGCCTGGTGACGCCGACCTCCTTGCCGTCGAGCCTCGATGGCAAGGAGGTGGTTCTGGTGGATGACGTGATTTTCACGGGGCGCACCGTGCGCGCTGCTCTTGAGGCTCTGCAGGCCTGGGGCCGTCCCAAGCGGGTTTCGCTGCTGGCGATGGTGGACCGCGGCCACCGGGAGCTGCCGATTCAGCCGGACTTCTGTGGTCGCGTGGTGCCAACGAACCGCCAGGAGCTGATCGCCCTCTGCCTCAAGGGGATCGACGGCGAAGAGGGGGTGTTCCTCTTAAAAGGTGAGCCCTAG
- a CDS encoding ferredoxin-thioredoxin reductase variable chain produces the protein MQAGDQVTVSQSVVVFHHPQHRGQAFDLKGQQGEVFQVLNDYKGRTISPTMPVIVAFGKFRAHFRADELEAVA, from the coding sequence ATGCAGGCGGGAGATCAAGTCACGGTCAGCCAGAGCGTTGTGGTCTTCCACCACCCGCAGCACCGCGGCCAGGCCTTCGATCTCAAGGGCCAGCAGGGGGAGGTCTTCCAGGTCCTGAACGACTACAAGGGCCGCACCATCAGCCCGACCATGCCGGTGATCGTGGCCTTCGGAAAGTTCCGCGCCCACTTCCGCGCCGATGAACTTGAGGCGGTGGCCTGA
- a CDS encoding Hsp70 family protein, with amino-acid sequence MAGTLAIDLGSTTTVVAHQGAGDQSACLLPLPPFSSADPVVIPSLIWLGDRETRQPLIGRQVVEGGLLEQDGPQLQRDFKRLIGQPSRETSASWLSPEQSGRLLLEQIWSHLPEALAPDRLVLTAPIDGYRGYRQWLLEAVEAMDVPDVALVDEPTAAAIGAGLPPGSRVLVVDVGGGTTDLSLVALPGGEGRAAPIAQLLRFGGRTLNNSQQTLRTAEVLGKAGLAIGGRDLDRWIAAHLCPDWTSPPRGLLEVCERLKCELSETEEALALWTPQDASAIPLRLQRDELQHLLEERGLLSLLDDLLETVLAAARAAGVQAEDIDAVLPVGGSAQIPLIREWLQQRLPGIPLRGSRPVEAVALGALSLTPGVRIKDVLSQGVSLRCWDQRSAEHRWHPLFMAGQSWPIEQPLTIRLSCSQAEQSALELVLGEPQAEERSEVVFVDGLPVLRRNSTGSARVQAWPQAPVQIPLSPCGSPGEDRIELRFWIDSACHLQVEPLDLQTQIRQSTIDLGAVR; translated from the coding sequence ATGGCCGGCACCCTTGCCATTGACCTCGGCAGCACCACCACGGTGGTGGCCCATCAAGGCGCCGGCGATCAGAGCGCCTGCCTGCTGCCGCTGCCGCCCTTCAGCAGTGCCGATCCTGTCGTCATCCCCAGCCTGATCTGGCTGGGGGATCGGGAGACCCGCCAACCGCTGATTGGACGGCAGGTCGTCGAAGGGGGACTCCTGGAGCAGGACGGGCCCCAGCTGCAGCGGGACTTCAAACGTCTGATCGGTCAACCCAGCCGCGAGACCAGTGCCAGCTGGCTGAGCCCAGAGCAAAGCGGGCGCCTGCTGCTGGAGCAGATCTGGTCCCATCTACCGGAGGCCCTCGCACCGGATCGCCTGGTGCTGACCGCACCGATCGATGGCTACCGGGGCTACCGCCAGTGGCTGCTGGAGGCCGTCGAAGCCATGGACGTCCCTGATGTGGCCCTGGTGGATGAGCCCACCGCTGCGGCCATCGGCGCAGGCCTCCCCCCGGGCAGCCGTGTGTTGGTGGTCGACGTGGGCGGGGGAACCACCGACCTGTCGCTGGTGGCGCTCCCGGGCGGCGAGGGCCGGGCAGCACCCATCGCCCAACTGCTGCGCTTTGGCGGCCGGACCCTCAACAACAGTCAGCAAACCCTGCGGACCGCCGAGGTCCTGGGGAAGGCCGGACTGGCCATCGGCGGCCGCGATCTCGACCGCTGGATCGCGGCCCATCTCTGCCCGGATTGGACCAGCCCACCGCGGGGACTGCTCGAGGTCTGCGAACGCCTCAAGTGCGAATTGAGCGAAACAGAGGAGGCGCTAGCGCTCTGGACGCCCCAGGACGCCAGCGCCATCCCGCTGCGGCTGCAGCGGGATGAGCTCCAGCACCTGCTCGAGGAGCGGGGGCTGCTGAGCCTGTTGGACGACTTGCTGGAGACCGTTCTGGCGGCAGCGCGGGCCGCGGGCGTGCAAGCCGAGGACATTGATGCGGTTCTGCCCGTGGGGGGAAGCGCCCAGATCCCCTTGATTCGCGAATGGCTCCAGCAACGGCTCCCGGGCATCCCCCTGCGGGGGAGCCGCCCCGTGGAAGCCGTGGCCCTGGGCGCCTTGAGCCTGACCCCCGGTGTTCGCATCAAAGATGTGCTCAGCCAAGGGGTCTCCCTGCGTTGCTGGGATCAGCGCAGCGCTGAACATCGCTGGCATCCGCTGTTCATGGCGGGCCAGAGCTGGCCGATCGAGCAACCCCTGACCATCCGCCTGTCCTGCAGCCAGGCCGAACAGAGCGCCTTGGAACTGGTGCTTGGCGAACCACAAGCCGAGGAACGCAGCGAAGTCGTCTTTGTCGATGGCCTGCCGGTCCTGCGCCGCAACAGCACCGGATCCGCACGAGTCCAGGCCTGGCCGCAGGCTCCTGTCCAGATTCCCCTGAGCCCCTGCGGCAGTCCCGGCGAGGACCGCATCGAGCTGCGGTTTTGGATCGATTCGGCCTGCCACCTGCAGGTTGAGCCTTTGGATCTACAGACCCAAATCCGCCAAAGCACGATCGATTTGGGGGCGGTCCGCTAG
- a CDS encoding DNA-directed RNA polymerase subunit omega yields MYLGVNVSPKELAQRAENLVRQSSNRYLTTVRIAFRAKQRRFDDFDGLLEDSMVKPVQRAIIELSDEQDQPDLLPG; encoded by the coding sequence ATGTATCTCGGCGTCAACGTCAGCCCCAAAGAGCTCGCGCAGCGCGCTGAGAATCTCGTTCGGCAGTCCAGCAACCGCTACCTGACCACCGTCCGCATCGCATTCCGCGCCAAGCAGCGTCGTTTCGATGACTTCGATGGTCTGCTGGAGGATTCGATGGTGAAGCCCGTGCAGCGCGCCATCATCGAGCTGAGCGACGAGCAGGACCAGCCCGATCTGCTTCCTGGTTGA
- a CDS encoding DUF1818 family protein, with the protein MLIGGDGWAVELSEAEACSLRDGLGALIDQHRQLIDQLMAEEAIELELERECWWMALDGDRQGWALRVMLTPGPGQRAIEGSWSREAAAGFTAALSQLHGQP; encoded by the coding sequence GTGTTGATCGGGGGGGATGGCTGGGCGGTGGAGCTCAGTGAGGCCGAGGCCTGCAGCCTCCGCGATGGCCTGGGCGCGCTCATCGACCAGCACCGTCAGCTGATCGATCAACTGATGGCCGAAGAAGCGATCGAGCTTGAGCTCGAACGGGAGTGCTGGTGGATGGCCCTCGATGGCGATCGCCAGGGCTGGGCGTTGCGGGTGATGCTCACCCCTGGGCCGGGGCAGCGGGCGATCGAGGGCAGCTGGAGCCGGGAGGCAGCCGCTGGCTTTACCGCGGCGCTCTCGCAGCTCCATGGCCAGCCGTGA
- a CDS encoding NAD(P)-dependent oxidoreductase has product MAIALFGTGLLGGAIARRLLEGEQELWVWNRSPERCQDLIQAGARSAATAREVAEQADWLITVLSDGPSTSALLLGDLDQQLDGRTVIQIATIGAEESQALADGVAARGGRYLEAPVLGSKPEALLGRLQLMAGGEPAVFAAAQPILTQLSEAPRRLGAVGSAMACKLALNQLIASLTHAFSLSLHLVQRSGVEVEAFMEILRGSALYAPTFDKKLERELAGDYGNPNFPTAHLRKDLALFLQASQAAGLNGDGLEGLLHLLQGSTAAGLDGLDYCALHALTAGHGAARAPR; this is encoded by the coding sequence ATGGCCATCGCCCTGTTTGGAACCGGCCTGCTAGGGGGTGCGATCGCCCGGCGGCTCCTCGAGGGTGAGCAGGAACTCTGGGTCTGGAACCGCTCGCCGGAGCGCTGCCAAGACTTGATCCAGGCGGGAGCCCGCAGCGCCGCCACGGCCCGGGAGGTGGCCGAGCAGGCGGACTGGCTGATCACCGTGCTGAGCGATGGACCCAGCACCTCGGCACTGCTTCTCGGGGACCTGGATCAGCAGCTCGACGGCCGCACCGTGATCCAAATCGCCACGATCGGCGCCGAGGAAAGCCAGGCCCTGGCCGATGGTGTGGCAGCGCGCGGAGGGCGCTACCTGGAAGCTCCGGTCCTGGGCAGCAAACCGGAAGCCCTCCTGGGCCGGCTGCAACTGATGGCGGGAGGCGAGCCTGCGGTCTTTGCCGCGGCCCAACCGATCCTGACCCAACTCAGCGAAGCCCCCAGGCGGCTTGGGGCCGTGGGCAGCGCCATGGCCTGCAAGCTGGCCCTCAACCAGCTCATCGCCAGCCTCACCCATGCCTTCAGCCTCTCGCTGCATCTGGTGCAGCGCAGCGGGGTGGAGGTAGAGGCCTTCATGGAGATCCTGCGCGGAAGTGCCCTCTACGCCCCCACCTTCGACAAGAAACTGGAGCGGGAACTCGCGGGCGACTACGGCAACCCAAACTTCCCCACGGCCCACCTGCGCAAGGACCTCGCCCTCTTCCTCCAGGCCTCGCAAGCCGCAGGACTGAATGGCGACGGGCTCGAAGGACTCCTGCACCTGCTGCAAGGATCCACTGCAGCAGGCCTCGATGGGCTGGATTACTGCGCCCTGCACGCCCTCACGGCTGGCCATGGAGCTGCGAGAGCGCCGCGGTAA
- a CDS encoding DUF2811 domain-containing protein, protein MEATGTVSMCAEVPEPLLQSMQGFIEAHPNWDQYRLFQAALAGFLVQNGVQTREITRCYLANLFPQQSRFSEPLA, encoded by the coding sequence ATGGAAGCAACTGGCACGGTGAGCATGTGCGCTGAGGTTCCCGAGCCCCTGCTTCAGTCCATGCAGGGCTTCATTGAGGCCCACCCCAACTGGGACCAATACCGCCTCTTCCAGGCGGCCCTGGCCGGCTTTCTGGTCCAGAACGGCGTGCAGACCCGTGAGATCACCCGTTGCTATCTGGCGAACCTCTTCCCGCAGCAATCGCGCTTCAGCGAGCCCCTCGCCTGA
- a CDS encoding EVE domain-containing protein: MAYWLMKSEPDVYGIQHLQREGTTLWDGIRNYQARNFMRSMSIGDRAFFYHSNAKPPGIVGMMEVIETGITDPSQFDSENKYFDSKSKPEAPRWDCVRLKYVGTFGAMLSLDALREQFSVEELPVVRNGNRLSILPVPDASAERLLALLGPL, translated from the coding sequence TTGGCCTACTGGCTGATGAAGAGTGAGCCGGATGTCTATGGCATCCAGCATCTCCAGCGCGAGGGCACAACGCTGTGGGATGGCATTCGCAACTATCAGGCGCGCAATTTCATGCGCTCGATGTCGATCGGCGATCGCGCTTTCTTCTATCACTCCAACGCCAAACCACCGGGCATTGTCGGGATGATGGAAGTGATCGAGACCGGGATCACTGACCCCTCTCAATTCGATTCAGAGAACAAATACTTCGACTCCAAATCCAAACCGGAAGCGCCCCGCTGGGACTGTGTTCGCCTGAAGTACGTCGGCACCTTTGGCGCCATGCTGAGCCTTGATGCCCTGCGGGAGCAGTTCAGCGTCGAGGAGCTGCCGGTGGTGCGCAACGGCAATCGTCTTTCGATCCTGCCGGTCCCGGATGCCAGCGCTGAGCGGCTCCTTGCCCTCCTCGGACCCCTTTGA